The Mycolicibacterium boenickei genome has a segment encoding these proteins:
- a CDS encoding DUF3152 domain-containing protein — protein sequence MTYDPGRRGGGRVPALRNEWREPLRAQRDPIAVDSGRARSNRDDHQQWRKQTWIGRFVSTYGWRAYALPVLIVLTVVVVYQTITGTSAPHAAQEEEGPVQGPPTIDVASTSIIGAPPKGLTQFDANLPTGILPAGGQFTEAGARTWRIVPGTTPKIGEGTTKSFTYSVEVEDGVDTTAFGGDEGFAHMVSETLANPKSWTHNGLFAFTRVDASSGVEPDFRVSLTSPMTVREGCGYDIELESSCYNPSYDGNQPRVFVNEARWVRGAVPFQGDIGSYRQYLINHEVGHAIGYQRHEACEANGKLAPIMMQQTFSTSNDDAAKFDPGTVKADGLTCRFNPWPYPIA from the coding sequence GTGACCTACGACCCGGGACGTCGCGGGGGTGGCCGTGTCCCGGCGCTGCGCAACGAGTGGCGGGAGCCGCTACGCGCTCAGCGAGATCCGATCGCCGTTGATTCAGGACGAGCCAGATCAAATAGGGACGACCACCAGCAGTGGCGTAAACAGACGTGGATCGGCCGATTCGTATCCACATACGGCTGGCGCGCGTATGCGTTGCCGGTGCTGATCGTGCTGACCGTGGTGGTGGTCTACCAGACCATCACCGGCACCAGCGCGCCGCATGCGGCCCAGGAGGAAGAGGGTCCGGTGCAGGGCCCGCCCACCATCGACGTGGCCAGCACCTCGATCATCGGTGCGCCGCCGAAGGGCCTGACCCAGTTCGACGCGAACCTGCCGACCGGCATCCTGCCCGCAGGCGGTCAGTTCACCGAGGCCGGGGCACGGACCTGGCGGATCGTGCCGGGCACCACCCCCAAGATCGGTGAGGGCACCACGAAATCCTTCACGTACTCCGTCGAGGTCGAGGACGGCGTGGACACCACCGCGTTCGGCGGCGACGAAGGTTTCGCCCACATGGTCAGTGAGACCCTGGCCAACCCGAAGAGCTGGACGCACAACGGGTTGTTCGCGTTCACCCGGGTGGACGCGAGCAGCGGGGTCGAACCCGACTTCCGGGTGTCGTTGACCTCCCCGATGACGGTGCGCGAGGGCTGCGGGTACGACATCGAGCTGGAATCGTCCTGCTACAACCCGTCCTACGACGGCAATCAGCCCCGGGTGTTCGTCAACGAGGCCCGGTGGGTCCGCGGCGCGGTGCCGTTCCAGGGCGACATCGGCTCCTACCGGCAGTACCTGATCAACCATGAGGTTGGTCACGCCATCGGCTACCAGCGGCACGAGGCCTGCGAGGCCAACGGAAAACTGGCGCCGATCATGATGCAGCAGACGTTCTCCACCTCGAACGACGATGCCGCCAAGTTCGACCCGGGAACCGTCAAGGCCGACGGCCTGACCTGCCGATTCAATCCCTGGCCCTATCCGATCGCCTGA
- a CDS encoding MmpS family transport accessory protein, whose protein sequence is MTRHYSPYDTTPTERFGDRPYEPGTYSGYTPDYRTDYATGQSSYATDAEADYDADYDDYDDEVTFYEDPIDRRWIWVAAVAGAILLIAVICTVVILGGGDSGSVSATLTSPSAQPTQTTQPAQDATSKPVPPRAAPTAPLSPETVTTLTPTPSATATPAPAPPAAVEPPAGVATPNAVTYTVTGNRQLIDLVTIVYTDAQGALQTDINVALPWTKTVVLNPGVTLKSVTATSVAGQLNCSITDAAGAVLVAQANNTMITTCTQ, encoded by the coding sequence ATGACCAGGCACTATTCGCCGTACGACACCACCCCGACCGAGCGCTTCGGGGACCGCCCGTATGAGCCGGGCACGTACTCCGGCTACACCCCCGACTACAGGACCGACTACGCGACGGGCCAGAGCAGCTACGCCACCGACGCCGAGGCGGACTACGACGCCGATTACGACGATTACGACGACGAGGTCACGTTCTACGAAGACCCCATCGACCGGCGCTGGATCTGGGTGGCCGCCGTGGCCGGCGCGATCCTGCTGATCGCAGTCATCTGCACCGTGGTGATCCTCGGCGGCGGGGACAGCGGGTCCGTGTCGGCCACCCTGACCTCGCCGTCGGCACAGCCGACGCAGACCACGCAGCCCGCCCAGGACGCCACGTCGAAGCCGGTTCCGCCGCGCGCGGCGCCGACCGCTCCCCTGTCGCCGGAGACCGTCACCACGCTGACGCCGACGCCCAGCGCCACCGCCACGCCCGCACCCGCACCGCCCGCCGCGGTCGAACCGCCCGCCGGCGTCGCGACCCCGAACGCCGTCACCTACACGGTGACCGGCAACCGGCAGCTCATCGACCTGGTGACCATCGTCTACACCGACGCGCAGGGCGCCCTGCAGACCGACATCAACGTCGCGCTGCCGTGGACCAAGACCGTGGTGCTCAACCCGGGCGTCACGCTCAAGTCCGTGACCGCGACCAGCGTCGCCGGCCAGCTCAACTGCTCGATCACCGATGCAGCGGGCGCCGTGCTGGTCGCGCAGGCCAACAACACGATGATCACCACCTGCACGCAGTAG
- a CDS encoding ATP-dependent helicase, with protein MTAQHVQPTLTGTELLAPGRNGVVRVLGGSGTGKSSLLISTAVEHIAAGTDPESVLLLTGSARLRSEARAAITARLLGAGTHGVVREPLVRTVHSYAFALLRLAAQRNGDPPPRLITTAEQDGIIRELLAGDLEDGADSPVGWPEQLWPALSTAGFATELRDLLARCTERGVDPRALQRLGRSAGRPEWLAAGRFAQAYEQIMLLRSAVGMAAPQATVPALGAAELVGAALEALGTDADLLAAERARLSLLLVDDAQHLDPQAALLVRVLAARAGLTVIAGDPDQAVFGYRGADPVLLREQGDADAPAITLTRSHRCAPAVASAISGIGRRLPGVGPGRMVEGNPERGQGAVTLRMAATPHAENAYIADALRRAHLVDGVPWSEMAVVVRSVSRVGAALARALSGAGVPVQATGPDLGLAQQPAVAALLTVLETTASGRLDGDSAVSLLTGPIGRVDPVTLRQLRRALRRADGSTPPRDFTDLLVAAIEAEPAGLAAEHVKPLRRLRSVLAAARRSERDGADPRYTLWQVWNACRLQPRWLAASERGGTIGVQADRDLDAVTALFDVADQYVNRTAGASLRGLVDHVTTLGASMSTADADPQADAVAVLSAHAALGREWDFVVIAGVQEGLWPNTVPRGGILGTQNLVDVLDGVAAPDDRSVSTRAPLLAEERRLLMAAMGRARTRLLVTAVDSDGGDESLLPSPFCAELAEVATESVPLPPLAAPRVLQPSAVVGRLRAVVCAPEGAVDEESRSCAATQLARLAAAGVPGADPSQWHTMTPLSTEEPLWSDPEHVVTLSPSTLQMLTDCPLRWLLERHGGSDGRDVRSTVGSLLHALVSDSGKTESQLVNDLEKVWEDLPFEAKWYSDNELTRHRAMLETFTRWRADSRGQLTEVATEIDVEGTIVEPGPEGPGVRVRGRLDRLERDRADRLVVVDLKTGKSPVTKDDAQKHAQLATYQLAVAAGLLPHGDEPGGGRLVYLGKAGAAGATEREQDPMTPDTRADWLGTVGTAAAATAGPQFTARVNDGCANCPVRSSCPAQALGDRS; from the coding sequence ATGACCGCACAACACGTCCAGCCCACGCTGACCGGCACCGAACTGCTGGCACCGGGCCGCAACGGCGTGGTGCGGGTGCTGGGCGGCTCGGGCACCGGAAAGAGCTCGCTGTTGATCAGTACCGCGGTCGAGCACATCGCGGCGGGCACCGATCCCGAGTCGGTGTTGCTGCTGACCGGTTCGGCCCGGCTGCGTTCGGAGGCCAGGGCCGCCATCACGGCGCGGCTGCTCGGCGCTGGCACCCATGGCGTGGTGCGGGAACCGCTGGTGCGCACTGTGCACTCCTACGCCTTCGCGCTGCTGCGGCTGGCGGCCCAGCGCAATGGTGATCCGCCGCCCCGGCTGATCACCACCGCCGAACAGGACGGCATCATCCGCGAATTGCTGGCAGGCGACCTGGAGGACGGTGCCGATTCACCCGTGGGCTGGCCCGAGCAGTTGTGGCCCGCGCTGAGCACCGCGGGTTTCGCCACCGAGCTGCGTGACCTGCTGGCCCGCTGCACCGAGCGCGGCGTGGATCCTCGTGCGCTGCAACGGCTCGGCCGCTCGGCGGGGCGTCCGGAATGGTTGGCGGCCGGCCGGTTCGCGCAAGCCTACGAGCAGATCATGCTCCTGCGGTCGGCGGTCGGGATGGCCGCACCGCAGGCCACGGTGCCGGCGCTGGGCGCTGCCGAACTCGTCGGGGCGGCGTTGGAGGCGCTCGGGACCGATGCCGATCTGCTGGCCGCCGAGCGCGCGCGGCTCAGCCTGCTGCTGGTCGACGACGCACAGCACCTCGACCCGCAGGCCGCACTGTTGGTCCGGGTGCTGGCCGCCCGCGCAGGGCTGACGGTCATCGCGGGCGATCCCGACCAGGCGGTGTTCGGTTACCGCGGCGCCGATCCGGTGTTGTTGCGCGAGCAGGGCGACGCCGACGCTCCGGCCATCACCCTCACCCGGTCGCACCGCTGCGCGCCCGCGGTGGCATCGGCGATCTCGGGAATCGGACGCCGGCTGCCCGGCGTCGGGCCCGGCCGGATGGTGGAGGGCAACCCCGAGCGCGGACAGGGTGCAGTGACCCTGCGGATGGCGGCCACCCCGCACGCCGAGAATGCGTACATCGCCGATGCCCTGCGCCGGGCCCACCTGGTGGACGGGGTGCCGTGGTCGGAGATGGCTGTGGTGGTGCGGTCGGTTTCCCGGGTGGGCGCGGCGCTGGCGCGGGCGTTGAGCGGGGCCGGCGTGCCCGTGCAGGCGACCGGGCCCGATCTGGGGCTCGCGCAGCAGCCCGCCGTCGCGGCCCTGCTGACGGTGCTGGAGACGACGGCATCAGGGCGGCTGGACGGCGACAGTGCGGTCAGCCTGCTGACCGGCCCGATCGGCCGCGTCGACCCGGTGACCCTGCGGCAGTTGCGCCGGGCGTTGCGCCGCGCCGACGGCTCCACGCCACCACGGGATTTCACCGATCTGCTGGTCGCCGCGATCGAGGCGGAGCCGGCCGGATTGGCGGCCGAACACGTCAAGCCGCTGCGCCGCCTGCGGTCGGTCCTGGCCGCCGCCCGCCGCAGCGAGCGGGACGGCGCCGACCCGCGCTACACCTTGTGGCAGGTCTGGAATGCCTGCCGCTTGCAGCCGCGCTGGCTGGCCGCCAGCGAGCGGGGCGGCACCATCGGAGTACAGGCCGACCGGGACCTGGATGCGGTGACGGCGCTGTTCGACGTGGCCGACCAGTATGTGAACCGCACGGCGGGAGCGTCGTTGCGCGGGCTGGTTGACCATGTGACGACGCTGGGAGCGTCGATGTCGACAGCGGATGCCGACCCGCAGGCCGACGCCGTGGCGGTGCTCAGCGCACATGCGGCACTCGGCCGGGAATGGGACTTCGTGGTGATCGCCGGCGTGCAGGAAGGCTTGTGGCCCAACACTGTTCCGCGTGGCGGCATCCTGGGCACGCAGAATCTGGTGGATGTGCTCGACGGAGTGGCCGCCCCGGACGACCGTTCGGTGTCGACCAGGGCACCGCTGCTGGCCGAGGAGCGTCGGCTGCTGATGGCGGCCATGGGCCGGGCGAGGACGCGATTGCTGGTGACCGCGGTCGACAGCGACGGTGGTGATGAATCGCTGCTGCCCTCGCCGTTCTGCGCCGAACTGGCCGAGGTGGCAACCGAATCGGTACCGCTGCCGCCATTGGCCGCTCCGCGGGTGCTGCAGCCCTCGGCGGTGGTCGGCCGGCTGCGGGCCGTCGTGTGCGCGCCGGAAGGCGCAGTCGATGAGGAGTCGCGGTCTTGCGCGGCAACCCAATTGGCCCGGCTGGCCGCTGCCGGGGTGCCGGGTGCAGATCCGTCGCAGTGGCACACCATGACTCCGCTGTCCACCGAGGAGCCGCTCTGGTCGGATCCCGAACATGTCGTGACCCTGTCGCCGTCGACGCTGCAGATGCTCACCGACTGCCCCCTGCGTTGGCTGCTTGAGCGGCACGGCGGCAGCGACGGGCGTGATGTGCGCTCGACGGTCGGGTCGCTGCTGCATGCCTTGGTGTCCGACTCCGGCAAGACCGAGAGCCAGCTGGTCAACGACCTGGAAAAGGTCTGGGAAGACCTGCCTTTCGAGGCGAAGTGGTATTCGGACAATGAGTTGACACGGCATCGGGCGATGCTGGAGACCTTCACCCGGTGGCGTGCCGACTCCCGGGGCCAGCTGACCGAGGTCGCCACCGAGATCGACGTCGAGGGCACCATCGTCGAACCGGGGCCCGAGGGGCCGGGCGTTCGGGTGCGCGGCCGGTTGGACCGCCTCGAGCGGGACCGGGCCGACCGGCTCGTCGTGGTGGACCTCAAGACCGGCAAGAGCCCGGTCACCAAGGACGATGCGCAGAAGCACGCCCAGCTGGCCACCTATCAGCTCGCGGTGGCCGCGGGGTTGTTGCCGCACGGGGATGAACCGGGCGGGGGCCGGTTGGTATACCTGGGCAAGGCGGGGGCGGCCGGAGCCACCGAACGTGAACAGGATCCGATGACACCCGACACCCGAGCTGACTGGTTGGGCACCGTCGGTACCGCGGCGGCGGCCACGGCCGGGCCGCAGTTCACCGCCCGGGTCAACGACGGTTGCGCGAACTGCCCGGTGCGTTCGTCGTGCCCGGCCCAGGCCCTCGGGGACCGGTCATGA
- a CDS encoding alpha/beta fold hydrolase, producing MSAEKLHVHRYGPGQPPRLLLVHGLTGHGQRWKTLAEQHLPEVPVLAPDLLGHGRSSWAAPWTLDANVEALAALLDGPTLVAGHSFGGAVALNLAAAHPDLVSGLVLLDPAVELDGEWMREIADSMMASPDYPDRAEARAEKANGSWGEVAPAELERDLDEHLVELPGGRFGWRISVPAMMSYWSELARPVALPRKGTPTVLVRATRTSPPYARDGFITALGDHLGPDFTLLDWDCDHMVAQAKPAETAKLILEQLG from the coding sequence ATGTCAGCCGAGAAGTTGCATGTCCACCGCTACGGCCCCGGCCAGCCGCCCCGGCTGTTGCTCGTCCACGGCTTGACCGGGCACGGCCAACGCTGGAAGACGCTGGCCGAGCAGCACCTGCCCGAGGTGCCGGTGCTGGCCCCTGACCTGCTCGGGCACGGCCGCTCGTCGTGGGCCGCCCCGTGGACACTCGATGCCAACGTAGAGGCCCTGGCCGCACTGCTGGACGGCCCGACCCTGGTCGCCGGGCATTCGTTCGGCGGTGCGGTGGCGCTCAATCTCGCTGCCGCACATCCGGATCTGGTCAGCGGGCTGGTGTTGCTGGATCCGGCAGTGGAGCTCGACGGCGAGTGGATGCGGGAGATCGCCGATTCCATGATGGCCTCACCCGATTATCCCGACCGCGCCGAGGCGCGTGCCGAGAAGGCCAACGGTTCGTGGGGCGAGGTGGCACCGGCGGAGTTGGAACGGGACCTCGACGAGCACCTCGTCGAACTACCCGGCGGCCGGTTCGGCTGGCGGATCAGCGTTCCGGCCATGATGTCCTACTGGAGCGAGCTGGCCCGTCCGGTTGCCTTGCCGCGCAAGGGCACTCCCACCGTCCTGGTCCGCGCCACCCGCACCAGCCCGCCGTACGCGCGCGACGGTTTCATCACGGCGCTGGGCGATCACCTCGGCCCGGATTTCACCTTGCTGGACTGGGATTGCGACCACATGGTGGCCCAGGCCAAACCCGCCGAGACCGCGAAGTTGATCCTCGAGCAATTGGGCTGA
- a CDS encoding ferritin-like fold-containing protein produces MNSPQPAAEQIAKPVDSGVSADHPGVNELFAVLAYGEVAAFYRLTEEARMAPNLRGRINMASMAAAEMGHYELLRDALEHRGVDVVPAMTKYASALENYHRMTTPSTWLEALVKTYIGDALAADFYLEIADALPEAVATVVRAVLSETGHSQFVVAEVRAAVTASDRQRHRLALWARRLLGEAVTQAQFVLADHDELVDLVMSSGEGLTQLAEFFSRLQNTHQSRMQELGLA; encoded by the coding sequence ATGAATTCGCCTCAGCCTGCCGCGGAACAGATCGCCAAACCGGTCGATTCAGGCGTGTCGGCGGATCATCCGGGCGTCAACGAATTGTTCGCGGTGCTGGCCTACGGCGAGGTCGCCGCGTTCTACCGGTTGACCGAAGAAGCGCGCATGGCGCCGAACCTGCGTGGCCGGATCAACATGGCGAGCATGGCCGCCGCGGAGATGGGCCACTACGAGCTCTTGCGAGATGCGTTGGAGCACAGGGGAGTTGACGTTGTTCCGGCGATGACGAAGTATGCGTCCGCCTTGGAGAACTATCACCGGATGACCACTCCGAGCACGTGGCTGGAGGCGTTGGTCAAGACCTACATCGGCGATGCGCTCGCCGCGGACTTCTACCTGGAGATCGCCGACGCCCTGCCCGAGGCGGTGGCGACGGTGGTGCGTGCGGTGCTGTCCGAAACCGGGCATTCCCAGTTCGTGGTCGCCGAGGTACGGGCCGCGGTGACGGCCAGCGATCGCCAGCGCCACCGGTTGGCGCTGTGGGCGCGTCGTCTGCTCGGGGAGGCCGTCACCCAGGCGCAGTTCGTGCTGGCCGATCACGACGAACTGGTCGACCTGGTGATGTCCAGCGGTGAGGGCCTGACCCAGTTGGCCGAGTTCTTCAGTCGGCTGCAGAACACCCACCAGTCGCGGATGCAGGAACTGGGCCTGGCCTGA
- the moeZ gene encoding adenylyltransferase/sulfurtransferase MoeZ codes for MDVSLPPLVEPAAELTREEVTRYSRHLIIPDVGVIGQKRLKNAKVLVIGAGGLGSPTLLYLAAAGVGTIGIVEFDVVDESNLQRQIIHGQSDIGKSKAQSAKESVQEINPLVTVNLHEFRLEPDNAVELFSQYDLILDGTDNFATRYLVNDAAVLAGKPYVWGSIYRFEGQVSVFWEDAPDGLGLNYRDLYPEPPPPGMVPSCAEGGVLGILCASIASVMGTEAIKLITGIGEPLLGRLMVYDALEMSYRTIRIRKDPATPKITELIDYEAFCGVVSDEAAAAAADSTITPLELKELIDSGKPLALIDVREPVEWDINHIEGAELIPKPTFESGDALAKLAVDRTPVLYCKTGIRSAEVLAIVKKAGFSDAMHLQGGIVAWAKQLEPDMVMY; via the coding sequence TTGGACGTGTCGTTACCGCCGTTGGTTGAGCCGGCCGCCGAGCTGACGCGCGAAGAGGTGACGCGCTACAGCCGTCACCTGATCATTCCGGACGTCGGCGTGATCGGGCAGAAGCGGCTGAAAAACGCCAAGGTGCTGGTGATCGGCGCCGGTGGGCTCGGGTCGCCGACCCTGCTCTACCTGGCCGCGGCCGGCGTGGGCACCATCGGCATCGTCGAGTTCGACGTGGTCGACGAGTCCAACCTGCAGCGCCAGATCATCCACGGCCAGTCCGACATCGGGAAGTCCAAGGCGCAGAGCGCCAAGGAGTCGGTGCAGGAGATCAACCCGCTGGTCACGGTGAACCTGCACGAGTTCCGGCTGGAACCCGACAATGCGGTGGAGCTGTTCAGCCAGTACGACCTGATCCTGGACGGCACCGATAACTTCGCCACCCGCTACCTGGTCAACGATGCCGCGGTGCTGGCCGGCAAGCCCTACGTGTGGGGCTCGATCTACCGCTTCGAAGGCCAGGTTTCGGTGTTCTGGGAAGACGCCCCCGACGGCCTGGGCCTGAACTACCGCGACCTGTACCCCGAGCCGCCGCCACCGGGCATGGTGCCGTCCTGCGCCGAGGGCGGCGTGCTGGGCATTCTGTGCGCCTCCATCGCGTCGGTCATGGGCACCGAGGCGATCAAGCTGATCACCGGCATCGGCGAACCGCTGCTGGGCCGGCTGATGGTCTACGACGCGCTCGAGATGTCGTACCGGACCATCCGGATCCGCAAGGATCCGGCCACTCCGAAGATCACCGAGCTGATCGACTACGAGGCGTTCTGCGGGGTCGTTTCCGATGAAGCCGCGGCCGCCGCGGCCGATTCCACGATCACGCCGCTGGAGCTCAAGGAACTCATCGACTCCGGGAAACCGTTGGCGCTGATCGATGTCCGCGAACCCGTCGAGTGGGACATCAATCACATCGAGGGTGCCGAGCTCATCCCGAAGCCGACTTTCGAGTCAGGTGATGCGCTGGCCAAGCTCGCGGTGGACCGGACACCGGTGCTGTACTGCAAGACCGGGATTCGTTCGGCCGAGGTGCTCGCCATCGTCAAGAAGGCCGGTTTCTCCGACGCAATGCATCTGCAGGGCGGAATTGTGGCCTGGGCCAAGCAACTCGAGCCCGACATGGTGATGTACTGA
- a CDS encoding TIGR02569 family protein: MSVERPPEHVLAAFGLSGVRPVPLGSGWEGGWRCGEVVMSMVPEHARAAWSAKVRESLFIDGVRLARPVRSTDGRYVVAGWRADTFVAGTPEPRHDEVVSAAVRLHEATAKLERPRFLTQPPVAPWADVDVFIAADRAAWEDRPLHSLPPGARVSPGSSDGQRSVELINQLAGLRRPTRSASQLVHGDLYGTVLFAGTAAPGITDITPYWRPAPWAAGVVVVDALSWGDADDGLIERWQSLPEWPQMLLRALMFRLAVHALHPRSTAAAFPGLARTASLVRLIL; the protein is encoded by the coding sequence GTGAGTGTGGAACGGCCGCCGGAACATGTGCTGGCGGCGTTCGGCCTGTCCGGGGTGCGCCCGGTACCGCTCGGCTCGGGCTGGGAGGGAGGCTGGCGCTGCGGCGAAGTCGTGATGTCGATGGTGCCCGAGCATGCCCGTGCGGCGTGGTCGGCCAAGGTGCGGGAGTCCCTGTTCATCGACGGGGTGCGGCTTGCCCGCCCGGTCCGTTCGACCGACGGCCGCTACGTGGTCGCCGGGTGGCGGGCCGACACGTTCGTCGCAGGCACGCCTGAACCCCGCCACGACGAGGTGGTGTCGGCGGCAGTGCGATTGCACGAGGCCACCGCGAAGTTGGAACGGCCCCGTTTCCTCACCCAGCCCCCGGTCGCGCCGTGGGCGGATGTCGATGTGTTCATCGCCGCCGACCGGGCGGCCTGGGAGGACCGGCCGCTGCACTCGTTGCCGCCGGGCGCCAGGGTGTCGCCCGGCTCGTCGGACGGCCAACGGTCCGTGGAGTTGATCAATCAGCTGGCCGGTCTGCGCAGGCCGACCAGGAGTGCCAGTCAACTGGTGCACGGCGATCTCTACGGCACAGTGCTTTTCGCCGGTACGGCGGCGCCGGGGATCACCGACATCACCCCGTACTGGCGGCCGGCGCCATGGGCCGCGGGCGTGGTGGTGGTCGACGCGTTGTCCTGGGGCGATGCCGACGACGGGTTGATCGAGCGGTGGCAGTCGCTACCCGAATGGCCGCAGATGTTGTTGCGGGCGTTGATGTTCCGGTTGGCCGTACACGCGCTGCACCCTCGGTCCACCGCGGCGGCGTTCCCCGGCCTGGCCCGCACGGCCTCGCTGGTGCGCCTGATCCTCTGA
- a CDS encoding MGMT family protein, with amino-acid sequence MAAVTEEQVEAVRALVAAIPPGRVCTYGDIADAAELSSPRIVGWIMRTDSSDLPWHRVITASGRPAPHLATRQLERLRAEGVLASDGRVRLSEYRHQF; translated from the coding sequence ATGGCCGCCGTCACCGAGGAACAGGTGGAAGCCGTGCGGGCGTTGGTCGCCGCGATCCCGCCGGGGCGGGTCTGCACATACGGCGACATCGCCGATGCCGCAGAGCTTTCCAGTCCACGGATCGTCGGCTGGATCATGCGGACCGACTCCTCGGACCTGCCCTGGCATCGGGTGATCACGGCGTCGGGCCGCCCGGCCCCGCACCTGGCCACCCGGCAGCTGGAGCGGCTGCGCGCCGAGGGGGTGCTGGCTTCAGACGGGCGGGTGCGCCTGTCCGAATACCGGCACCAGTTCTGA
- a CDS encoding DUF3107 domain-containing protein, translating to MEVKIGVTDSPRELTFNSAQTPTEVEQQVTDALAKDSGVLALTDEKGRRFLVQNSRIAYVEIGAADVRRVGFGVGAETA from the coding sequence GTGGAGGTCAAAATCGGTGTCACGGACAGCCCGCGCGAGCTGACCTTCAACAGCGCGCAGACACCCACCGAGGTGGAGCAGCAGGTCACCGACGCACTCGCCAAGGATTCGGGTGTGCTGGCGCTGACCGATGAGAAGGGGCGGCGATTCCTGGTGCAGAACAGCCGGATCGCCTATGTAGAGATCGGCGCCGCCGACGTGCGCCGGGTCGGTTTCGGCGTGGGCGCCGAAACCGCTTGA
- a CDS encoding TetR/AcrR family transcriptional regulator codes for MSDLANTAERRGDKPATAGRRGNRLPRDERRGQLLAAASEVFVERGYHAAGMDEIAERAGVSKPVLYQHFSSKLELYLAVLQRHVDNLVSGVRQALRTTTDNRQRLRAAVEAFFDFIEHDSQGYRLIFENDYVSEPQVAAQVKVATEACTDAVFDLISRDSGLEAHRARMIAVGLVAISVDSARYWLTNDRPIDRNTAVDGTVQFAWGGLSHVPLTRS; via the coding sequence ATGAGCGATCTCGCCAACACCGCCGAGAGGAGAGGTGACAAGCCCGCGACCGCTGGTCGACGCGGCAACCGCCTGCCTCGTGATGAGCGGCGCGGACAGCTGTTGGCGGCCGCCAGCGAGGTATTCGTCGAACGTGGTTACCACGCGGCGGGCATGGACGAGATCGCCGAACGCGCCGGCGTGAGCAAGCCTGTTCTGTATCAACACTTTTCGTCGAAGCTCGAGCTGTACCTGGCGGTGTTGCAGCGCCACGTCGACAACCTGGTGTCCGGTGTGCGCCAAGCCCTGCGCACCACCACCGACAACCGTCAGCGGTTGCGCGCCGCCGTCGAGGCGTTCTTCGATTTCATCGAGCACGACAGCCAGGGTTACCGGCTGATCTTCGAGAATGACTATGTCAGCGAGCCGCAGGTGGCGGCACAGGTGAAAGTCGCCACCGAGGCCTGCACCGACGCGGTGTTCGATCTGATCAGCCGCGACTCCGGACTCGAGGCCCACCGGGCCAGGATGATCGCCGTCGGATTGGTGGCCATCAGCGTCGACTCCGCGCGGTACTGGCTGACCAACGACCGACCGATCGATCGGAATACGGCCGTGGACGGCACGGTGCAGTTCGCCTGGGGCGGACTGTCACACGTGCCACTCACCCGGTCGTAG